One Chitinophagaceae bacterium C216 genomic window carries:
- the glgA_2 gene encoding Glycogen synthase has product MSTKKRILFIANEMSPYLELTEFSEIVNKLAIKANDNGFEVRCIMPRFGVINERRHRLHEVVRLSGINVTVDNDDLPLQIKVASLPSARLQVYFLENEELFKRKTLFHDENDKWFSDNDLRVVFYCKGALETVKKFGWSPDVIHCSGWMTGLIPAYLKTAYKKEPVFAHSKIVYTIGETTFKEKLGKGFIPKALIHSSIKEKDLEPFKEGTNVALMRGGATYADAITFGAANVDKKLLAEFTKVRGKKTLQFKEDSDLTEYLQLYHDLAE; this is encoded by the coding sequence ATGTCAACAAAGAAAAGAATTTTATTTATAGCCAATGAAATGTCGCCATATTTAGAGTTGACAGAATTCTCTGAAATCGTTAATAAGCTCGCGATAAAGGCTAATGATAACGGATTTGAAGTGCGTTGCATTATGCCTCGATTTGGAGTTATTAACGAGCGCCGGCATCGTTTGCATGAAGTAGTGCGTTTGTCTGGTATAAATGTTACGGTAGATAATGATGATTTACCGCTTCAAATAAAAGTGGCTTCATTACCGAGCGCCCGTTTGCAAGTGTATTTTTTGGAAAATGAGGAGTTGTTTAAAAGGAAAACGCTTTTCCATGATGAAAATGACAAATGGTTTTCCGATAACGATTTGAGGGTAGTGTTCTACTGTAAGGGTGCACTGGAAACGGTGAAAAAATTCGGATGGAGCCCCGATGTAATTCACTGTAGCGGATGGATGACAGGTTTGATTCCTGCATATTTAAAAACAGCTTATAAAAAGGAACCGGTTTTTGCACATAGTAAAATTGTTTACACTATTGGCGAAACTACTTTTAAAGAAAAACTGGGTAAAGGCTTTATCCCCAAAGCGCTTATTCATTCTTCTATAAAAGAAAAAGATCTAGAGCCCTTTAAGGAGGGTACAAATGTAGCATTGATGAGGGGAGGAGCTACCTATGCCGATGCGATTACTTTTGGAGCTGCCAATGTAGATAAAAAGTTGTTGGCCGAGTTTACAAAAGTAAGAGGCAAAAAAACCCTCCAGTTTAAGGAAGATTCCGATTTAACAGAGTATTTACAACTGTATCACGATCTTGCTGAATAA
- the panC gene encoding Pantothenate synthetase produces MKVCHKVADIQKYISYSRKEGKSIGFVPTMGALHEGHLSLLRACNTHSDISVVSIFVNPTQFNDKNDLEKYPKTIENDLLALLNEQCAVLFYPDVEEIYPSGTQLQQTYDLGVLETLFEGHYRPGHFQGVCQVVDRLFSIIHPNKVFFGQKDYQQCMVIKKLIALQPAFSNIEMHIVPTVREQSGLAMSSRNLRLSEDEKALATTIYQSLLFIKQSIKPGGTDILTSRAKEQLEQKGFKVDYVAVAHAITLEPVHHWDGKIPLVALIAAYLGNVRLIDNMILS; encoded by the coding sequence ATGAAAGTATGTCATAAAGTAGCTGACATTCAGAAATATATATCGTATAGCAGGAAGGAAGGGAAAAGCATCGGATTTGTTCCAACTATGGGCGCTTTGCATGAAGGACACCTCTCTTTATTAAGAGCATGTAATACTCATTCAGATATAAGTGTAGTAAGCATATTCGTAAATCCTACACAATTTAATGATAAGAATGATCTGGAAAAATATCCTAAAACAATAGAGAATGATCTATTGGCATTGCTGAATGAACAATGTGCTGTATTGTTTTACCCGGATGTGGAAGAGATATATCCATCAGGGACACAGCTACAACAAACTTATGATTTGGGCGTATTAGAAACACTGTTTGAAGGCCATTACCGTCCCGGACATTTTCAGGGGGTATGTCAGGTTGTTGATAGACTTTTTTCGATTATACACCCTAATAAAGTCTTTTTCGGACAAAAAGATTATCAGCAATGCATGGTGATAAAAAAGCTTATAGCCCTTCAGCCAGCATTCAGCAATATCGAGATGCATATAGTTCCTACCGTACGGGAGCAGAGCGGGCTGGCAATGAGTAGTCGTAATTTGAGACTTTCAGAAGACGAAAAAGCGTTGGCTACAACAATTTATCAATCCTTATTGTTTATAAAGCAAAGTATAAAGCCAGGAGGCACCGATATACTCACATCACGTGCTAAAGAACAACTGGAACAAAAAGGATTTAAGGTAGATTACGTAGCCGTGGCACATGCGATCACACTTGAACCTGTACATCACTGGGATGGCAAGATTCCTCTAGTAGCACTGATTGCAGCTTATTTAGGTAATGTAAGGCTCATTGATAACATGATATTATCCTAA
- the metK gene encoding S-adenosylmethionine synthase — MPYLFTSESVSEGHPDKVADQISDALIDNFLAFDPQSKVACETLVTTGQVVLAGEVKSKAYLDVQDIARRVISKIGYTKSEYMFDANSCGVLSAIHEQSPDINQGVDRKNKEEQGAGDQGMMFGYATNETENYMPLALDLAHTLLIELAALRRENKQIKYLRPDSKSQVTLEYDDNNRPIRIDTIVISTQHDEFDTEAKMLAKISEDMKTILIPRVIKKYPKYRKLFNDQIKYYINPTGKFVIGGPHGDTGLTGRKIIVDTYGGKGAHGGGAFSGKDPSKVDRSAAYATRHIAKNLVAAGLCDEVLVQVSYAIGVAKPTSINVNTYGTAKVALTDGQISRIVETLFDMRPYFIEKRLKLRNPIYSETAAYGHMGRKNEVVEKTFVSPDGKKVIKKVELFTWEKLDYVSKVKKAFNLK; from the coding sequence ATGCCTTACTTATTTACCTCGGAGAGTGTTTCTGAAGGCCATCCGGATAAAGTGGCCGATCAAATATCAGACGCACTGATAGATAATTTTCTGGCGTTTGACCCACAGTCTAAAGTGGCTTGCGAAACGTTGGTAACTACCGGACAGGTAGTACTTGCCGGCGAAGTAAAGTCCAAAGCTTACTTGGATGTGCAGGACATTGCTCGTAGAGTGATCAGCAAAATCGGCTATACGAAGAGCGAGTATATGTTCGATGCCAACTCTTGCGGTGTTTTATCGGCTATTCATGAACAATCGCCCGATATTAATCAAGGGGTTGATAGAAAAAATAAAGAAGAACAAGGAGCCGGGGATCAAGGGATGATGTTCGGTTATGCCACCAATGAAACAGAGAACTACATGCCTCTTGCCTTGGATTTGGCACATACATTACTCATTGAGCTGGCTGCTTTGCGCAGAGAAAATAAACAGATTAAGTATCTGCGTCCCGATTCAAAAAGTCAGGTGACGTTAGAATACGATGATAACAATAGACCGATCAGAATTGATACTATCGTAATCTCGACACAGCACGATGAATTCGATACCGAAGCGAAGATGCTGGCTAAGATTAGCGAGGATATGAAAACAATTCTTATTCCTCGGGTAATCAAAAAATATCCAAAATATCGTAAGTTATTCAATGATCAGATCAAGTATTATATCAATCCTACCGGTAAGTTTGTAATTGGCGGACCTCATGGCGATACCGGCTTAACAGGTCGTAAAATCATCGTAGATACCTATGGCGGTAAAGGCGCCCACGGAGGTGGTGCTTTTAGTGGTAAAGATCCTAGCAAGGTTGACAGAAGTGCTGCTTATGCTACACGTCATATCGCTAAAAACCTAGTGGCAGCCGGATTGTGCGATGAAGTACTTGTTCAGGTATCTTATGCCATTGGAGTAGCGAAGCCCACCAGCATTAACGTAAACACTTATGGTACGGCTAAAGTAGCTCTTACCGATGGTCAAATCAGTAGAATTGTAGAGACCCTTTTTGATATGCGCCCATACTTCATCGAAAAAAGACTGAAGCTGCGCAATCCTATTTATAGCGAAACTGCAGCTTATGGTCATATGGGACGTAAAAATGAAGTAGTGGAAAAAACCTTTGTGTCTCCCGATGGCAAAAAAGTCATCAAAAAAGTAGAATTGTTTACCTGGGAGAAACTAGACTATGTGAGTAAAGTAAAAAAAGCCTTCAATTTGAAATAA